Below is a window of Methanocorpusculum sp. DNA.
AAGCATATGTATACTCAGGATCGCTCACCGATTCAAAGAGGGTAAGAGCCAAAGCACCGACACGCTGCATCGCCGATGAATCGGAGAGGACCTTGACAAACTCATCCACAAGACGTTGTGAAACCTCTGCCGTCTCATCACAGCAGAGCCTCACCATCTCACGTTCAAAAAGAGTACAGTGAGTTAAAAACGATATCACGACATCCGTGTCATACTTAAGATGCAAATAGAGTTCATCATCAGACGCGGAGGTCTCCATCCGCAGGTATGCGGCGTGATCCAGATTCCATACGGCAAATGAAAAGGCCCCCCTGCACGGGACCTGAAAGGTAAGCCGCTCCGAGTCGACCTTTTTCTTGAACTCGGCAACGACCTCGCCTTTATCGTTTATGAGCCGGCCGGTGAAGGGAAAGATCCAGGGATTTTTTCCTGCGGGAACTTTCTGCGAAACAAAGATCTCGGCTGTATCAGTTTCGGCATCATAGCCAGCTGACGCGGAAACGACCGGATAACCGGTCTGCTTGAGCCACCGGTCCGCCATGAAGGAGAAGTCGGTCCGGCCGACATCCTCCATCGCATGCAGCCAGTCGCGGGGCGACGCATTTTTCCCGGCAAACCGTTTGTGATACAGATCAAGGGCCCAGGCAAACGCCCGTTTGCCCAGCATCGTCTCGATCATCCGGGTGAACTCGGGTGCCTTTACATAGGTCACAGAACTGATGAGATCATTTGGATCATTGAAGCCCGAAGGCTCAATCGGCATGGCGACCACTCCAGTGTCCAAAGAAAACGTTCCGGTACCGGGGGTGTACATCTGCAGGATGTTCTGCAGTCTCACATACTCTTTTCCAAAGAGGAAGGCGAGATACTCGTCCTCAATCATCACCGTCACGGCCTCGTTGAGCCAGATGGAGAACGGTGTGTCCCCGGTGACACTCGATCCGTTCAGATTATGATAGAACTCATGCAGTTTGACACCGATCAGATACTCATATGAGGCATCCGTTATCTCCATATTCGGCATGATCCGGCTCGCGATGATCGTTGTGTTGCCGGTATTTTCCATGCCGCCGAAGTCCGAGTTCTGCATCGCGATCTCGCGGTATACTTCGAAAGGATATTGATAACCGCAAACCAGATTTTTCATGAGGGAAGCGATCTGCCGCTGGACCGGTTCGATCGCCTCTTCCAGTTCCTCGGGACCGGATTTTCGTGCAATGGCATCGCGGACTTTACAGAGCCGGTATATCTCATTTCTCAGATCAATGGATTCGTATCGTTCCGGTCCGGTGTAGAGATAGGTCCAGAGGACACAGTCCGCCATGATGCCGAGAGCGGTTTTCGCCGATGACGGATCCGAACCTTTCGGTCCAAGCAGTTTGAGCTGGACGGTTTTGCCGTCAGGATAGACGAACTCGCGTGTGAAGGTGTCCCAGGTCCCTACGCCGAGGAAGAAGAGATACGGAGGCATGGGCTCGTTGTTCTGATAGGTGATGGTGTCGCGTTTTTCATCATACCGCATCCGTTCACGGGTGACATTTCCATTCGAGATGAGGTTGGTATATCTGGTGTCGGCAATGATTGTCGTTGTCCAGGTGCATTTCGCCCGCATGTCGTCGAGACAGGGGACCATCCGCTGAAATCCCCACTGCTGGCACTGGGTTATCATAGTCCGCGGCAGACCTGGCGGGGTAATGTCAAAGTAGATACCTTCGAGAATATGTGAATTAGGGCGGCAGATGGTATGGGTAACGATCTTGAACTCTGCCCCTTTGGAAAGTGGACGCTGAAGAGTGATCGTGATCAGGTCATCTTCATAGACATACTGTATCGGGCGGGTATTTTGCCGGATGCTTTGTATCTCCAGATTCTTTGCATTGAGAACGAGTTCACTCA
It encodes the following:
- a CDS encoding M1 family metallopeptidase, with the protein product MADTYRYHPAEFPEPPVQVNHITATFDITEERVSVSAETTFTVRTEKLSELVLNAKNLEIQSIRQNTRPIQYVYEDDLITITLQRPLSKGAEFKIVTHTICRPNSHILEGIYFDITPPGLPRTMITQCQQWGFQRMVPCLDDMRAKCTWTTTIIADTRYTNLISNGNVTRERMRYDEKRDTITYQNNEPMPPYLFFLGVGTWDTFTREFVYPDGKTVQLKLLGPKGSDPSSAKTALGIMADCVLWTYLYTGPERYESIDLRNEIYRLCKVRDAIARKSGPEELEEAIEPVQRQIASLMKNLVCGYQYPFEVYREIAMQNSDFGGMENTGNTTIIASRIMPNMEITDASYEYLIGVKLHEFYHNLNGSSVTGDTPFSIWLNEAVTVMIEDEYLAFLFGKEYVRLQNILQMYTPGTGTFSLDTGVVAMPIEPSGFNDPNDLISSVTYVKAPEFTRMIETMLGKRAFAWALDLYHKRFAGKNASPRDWLHAMEDVGRTDFSFMADRWLKQTGYPVVSASAGYDAETDTAEIFVSQKVPAGKNPWIFPFTGRLINDKGEVVAEFKKKVDSERLTFQVPCRGAFSFAVWNLDHAAYLRMETSASDDELYLHLKYDTDVVISFLTHCTLFEREMVRLCCDETAEVSQRLVDEFVKVLSDSSAMQRVGALALTLFESVSDPEYTYAYTKLYQAKRRFMSAVARTHTDRLYALLNAYSFSPPKTSSPSELARIFKARSVKNLVLSLLATLDTPDIHAMLKERYQKAVCSTDRMTAVSLYLSSSALDRMEILEAELARSKDNPIAFENFIAAVSGTSSPDTVQYLKIIESSANFDPEQTASSRALYLRFSQNRKISIETAAGREFLESSLLRLAPVNEYVTTGMLSAFSHLNEYAADVREPLIQILEHLRDTISESDAPSVYRTVIQILDTSTANT